The Filimonas lacunae genomic sequence TTTCTTTCTGATAAGGAAGAAATGATGCTTACCGCTATAGCAGAGCATATTGAACAGGAGTACCAGGCAAATATTGACCGCTTTAGCCAGAACGTAATAGTAGCCCAACTGGAATTGCTGTTTACTTATGCCGAACGGTTTTACCAGCGCCAGTTTATTACCCGCAGCAAAGCGGGGCACGAGTTGTTAACCCGGTTGGAACAATTGCTGAACCACTATTTTACCAGTGGTGCTTTAGCACAGCAAGGCTTACCCACCGTAACCTGGATTGCAGAATCGTTACACGTATCGCCTAATTACTTAACAGGATTATTGAAATCGCTCACGGGCATGAACACACAACAACATTTACACAACAAGCTGATAGAGCTGGCTAAAGAAAAACTGTCTACCACCAACTTAAGTGTAAGTGAAATTGCCTACGAATTGGGATTTGAACACCTAGCTTCGTTTAGCAAGTTGTTTAAAACCAAAACGAATATATCCCCGCTGGAATTCAGGCAGTCGTTCAACTAACTATATGCGCAATCAGTGAGCAACAGCAGTTAAACGTTTACCGTTTTTAACCATTCTTCATAAGAGATAACCCCTAGCTCCGGCTTTCCATCACCTTCCAGTATAGATAT encodes the following:
- a CDS encoding helix-turn-helix domain-containing protein → MSKVVTHIKTISEFHQMAGLPKPAHPLISVIHLGRLNRRLQEGTFTRVFDFYSVSLKKNFHLKMKYGQQPHDFEEGALHFMAPAQVLTIEIEKDQVHNPSGWMILFHPDLLWNTPLAQGIKQYDFFGYAANEALFLSDKEEMMLTAIAEHIEQEYQANIDRFSQNVIVAQLELLFTYAERFYQRQFITRSKAGHELLTRLEQLLNHYFTSGALAQQGLPTVTWIAESLHVSPNYLTGLLKSLTGMNTQQHLHNKLIELAKEKLSTTNLSVSEIAYELGFEHLASFSKLFKTKTNISPLEFRQSFN